The Streptomyces sp. NBC_01463 DNA window CGCCTTCCGCCCCGAACTTGCGGCCCGGACCCGCGGACTCGCCACGAGCTACTACGTCCTCGGCAGAACGGACGACGCGGTCGCCGCGAGCTCCAGGACCGTCGAGGTCTACGAGAAGCTCGTCGAGGACGGCGAGGAGCGGTATCTCGTCCCTCTCCTGAAGGAGTACGAAAGGGCGATCAGGTTTCGCTGCACGGCGGGACAGGACCTCGAAACGGCCCTGCGGATCTGCAACCACGGGCGGGCCGTCGCCGAGGACCTGGAGAAGACCCGCCAGGACTTCGTGGGGGACCTCGGCTTCAGGCTCCGGATGGCCGACACCGATCTCGGCCTCAAGTACACCCAGGCGATCAATCAGACGATCGAGATCCTGATCGAACAGGCCCAGGGGCGCCTGTACCGGGACCCCGACTGGCGGACAGCGCCGCCGGTCATGCTCGACGGCACCTCCGTGGATCCGGCGACGCTCGCCGGCCTTGAGGACCTCAAGGACAGCATGGAGCCGGGCGCCGAGATCCGCGTCTACACCGACAACCGACTGCTTCCGCCGCGTCTCGAAGAACTCGTGCGGTTCATCCGCTCGGAGCCGGCGATCGGGATGCTCGCGGATCCGTCGAACGAGAGACTCGCGGCCTGTCTCCGGGCCCTGCCCAGCGTCGCGGAGGCCCTCCAGGCCGAGGTCATCGACAACGCGGGCCAGAAGCAGCTGCGCGAATTCCTCGCGGACCACGCATACCTGTCGAGCCTGGACCCGGACGAGCAGGCGCACTGGGGAAGCTTCAAACTGGCCGTGGGCGCCCTCGGCATGCTCAGCGGGTCGGCCGTGCGGCTCGGAGCGGATTCCGAGACCTTCCGTGCCGTCGTCCCCGGAATCCTCCGCTACACGTATCTGGCCGGTGACCATCTGGCCGGACTCACCGCCGGATGGTTCGTCAAAAGCGTGTGGGACGACGTCCGGGAACCCGACGACCCGGACTCCATGGCGCTGGACGACCGGTTCGCCGGGACCGTGTTCGCCTCCGGTGATCACGGGCGCGCCCTGGCCCTCTGGAAGGACGTGGTCCACCGGCGCGAACAGGTGCTGGGGCCGGATCATCAGCGCACCATTGTCACCGTCGGCAACCTCGCCGCCTGCCTGATCACGTTCGGCAAGGACGAGTTCGACCAGGCGGAGGCCCTCTACGAATCGGCCACCGAACGGGGCGACCGGGTCCTGGGGCCGGATCACCCCGACGTCCTGCGACTGCGGGGCAACCAGGCCGGGCTGTTCTTCAGACGCGGGCGGTACGACGAGGCGCTGCTGCGGCAGCAGGACCTGTTGCGCAGGTACAAGAACAACCTCGGCGCCGACCACCAGGACGCACTCAGCGTCGCGGACTCCCTGGCCCTCACCTTGCGGGCGCTCAAGCGGTACGCGCAGGCGGAGGTTCTGGCGGAGGTCACCCTGGAGCGGGCGCAACGAATATTCGGGGTGGGTGATCCGCGAACGCGGCAGTACGAGGAGCGCCTCGAACGGATCAATGACCCGATCGAAGGCGAAGAGGCGGGCGAGGAGGGGGAGGACGAGGCGGTCTGAGCACCGCCGACCGCCCCCTCACCGGGGCAGCTGCCCCTCCCGGTTCACCTCCGTCACCCGCGCCCGCAGTACGAGCCCCGGCGGGGCCGGCCGGACGGCCCCGGGCGGGCAGTCCCACTCCGCCCCGCCCCCGGGCGGCCGCAGCTGCACATACGGCCCGACCCGCCCCATCACACGGCCCACCCGCCCGTCCCGCACATCGACCGCGAACGACCCGGGCTCCGGCGTGCACGCCTCCAGCCCACCGCCCTCAGCCGTCATGACCCGCCCCCTTCTCCTCCAGCGCCTGCGACAGCCGCAACGCCGTGTCGAGGTTGCAGCGCCCGAGGTCGAGGAGTCCGACCGGATCGTCGCCCGCGAACGAGACCGGGTCGATCCGCAGCGAGGGCAGCACCACGCCGATCCCCGCGAACCCTCCCCGCAACCGCGCCACCAGCTCCTCCGCCTCCCGCACCCTGCCCGCCGCCACCCTGCGCCGCTCCGTAGTCGTCATGATCGATTCCTTCCACTCTGAGTAGTTCCCACGCATACCCAGCGTGTCCAATCCGTCGTTAGCCTGGAAGAGGTGCAGTTCCAACAACCGCACGTGTGTCACAGGGAGTTGTCATGCCTGGTCCCCGAAAGCTCGACCCTTCCTCCTCCCCGCGCGCCCTCCTCGGCGCCGAACTCCGCCACCGAAGAGAGGACGCGGGCCTCTCACAGGCGGACCTCGGCTCGCCGCTCTTCGTCAGCGGCTCGTTCATCGGCCTGCTGGAGTCCGGGGTGCGGCGGATGCAGATGGACCAGGCGGAGAAGTTCGATGAGTTGCTGGGGGCGGACGGGTTCTTCGCGCGGAACTGCGCGGCGCTGAAGTCGTCGAAGTATCCGGACCACTTCGCGGAAGCGGCGGAAGCAGAGGCGCGGGCCACGACGATCAAGGAGTACGCCCCTCAGCTCATCCCGGGGCTACTCCAGTCGGAAGCCTACGCGCGGGCAGTGTTCCGCGAGTACCAGCCGACGGCGGTCGAAAGCGCCATCGACGAATTGGTGGCGGCCCGGCTGGAGCGCGCACAACTGCTCGCCGATCCAACACAGCCAATGTTGTGGGCGGTTCTGGACGAGGCGGTCCTTCGACGGACGGTTGGCGGACCTGAAGTGATGGCGGACGCCCTTCGCCACATCGCCAGCCTCGCTCGGCAACGTCGAATCATCGTGCAGGTCCTCCCCTTCTCCGCAGGCGGCCATGCCGCAATGGGAGGAGGCCTGAAGCTCATGGCGTTCTCGGACGCGCCTCCGCTCGCCTATCTGGACGGGCTTGGATCGGGACAACTCCTGGACGACCCAAGCACGGTACGCACGTACGAACTGACCTACGATCTGGTGGTGGCCAGCGCGATCTCACCGGCAGCGTCCCTGGCCTTGATCGAGTCGGTGGCGGAGGATTACGACCATGAAGCTCAGCGGTTCTGACCACGACCTGTCCACGGCTACCTGGCACAAGTCCTCGCACAGCGGCGCAAGCGGCGGGGACTGTGTCGAGATGGCCACGTGGCGCAAGTCCACATACAGCGACGGCAGTGGCGGCAACTGCCTCGAAGTCCTCGACGGCGTCCCCGCGATCGTCCCCGTCCGCGACTCCAAGGCGACCGACGGCCCCGCGCTGGTGTTCCGCGCGGCGGCCTGGTCCACGTTCGTCGCCGGACTGAAGCGGTCAGCAGCTCTCTGACCTGCGAGAAGTAACGGTTCACGGTCCCCGCGCCAATTGGTAGGTGACAGACTGCCGATCCGCACTGGAGGTCCCGCGTGCCGATACCCACGCACGAACCCGGCCGGAGACCGACCCCGTTCGGCGAGGTGTACGAGGCGCACTTCGATGCCGTCCTCGGCTTCGTCACCCGCAGGACCGCCGACCGGGACGTGGCCGCCGACCTCACCGCCGACGTCTTCGTCGCCGCGCTGGAGGCCTACGCGGGCTACGACTCCGGGCGCGGTACGCATCTGGTGTGGCTCTACGGGATCGCCCGCAACACGGTGGCCTCCCATGCCCGCAAGTCGGCCCGGGAGCGGGAGGCGGTGGCCGCGCTGAGCGGCCGCCGCCTGCTGGACGAGCAGGATGTACAGCGCTTCGAGGAGCGCATCGACGCCGAGCGGGCGGCCCGGGAGCTGCTGGCCGCGCACGCCGTGCTGTCCGAGCCGCTGCGCGCGGTGATCGATCTGGTCGCCGTCGACGGCCTGACCACGAAGGAGGCCGCCAAGGTCCTCCGGATCTCCCAGGCGACGACCCGTGTCCGTCTGCACCGCGCCCGTGCCGCGTTGCGCGCAGGCCGCACCACCCCGCCCGATGCTCTCAGCACGCCACTTTCGGAGGTCACCCGATGAACACTCCGGTCGGATTCAAGCAGCGGCTGGGTGCGGAACTGGCCCTCCTGGAAGAGGCGCAGGCGGCCGATGAGACGTCCGGGCAGAACGTGCCGGTGACCGCCGGCCGTTTCTTCGCACGGCCGGGTGTCCGGCGGACCGCATGGGTGGGCCTGGCAGCGGGCACGGTTGCCGCCGCCGTCGTCGTCGCCACCTCGGGCGGCCAGGGGGTGCGGAACCGGTCGGTGGACGCGATGACGGTCGCCCAGGTCCTGGACGCCGCCGCGACCCACGCCGCGAAGGGCCCGGACAGGGAACCCGGTCTCCACCAGTGGGTCTACACCGACACGGTGGTCTGCTACGACGACTGCGGGCACCAGCCCCACTGGGTGCGGTACGACGGGGCAAGGGCCGCGTCGGTCGGAAAAACGTTCCGCACGGGCGACCGCACCGTCGTCTCCGTGAGCGACATCGCCGCGTCGATGGGCAGTGGGGTCGGGCACAAGCCTCAGGAGACCCGGGAGGTCCTGTCCCGGCTGCCCACCGACCCCCGCAAGCTCCTTGAACGGGTCAGTGACGACCCGTTCTTCGCAGGCGGAGTCGATCCGAGCGCTGTCCTCCCCTACAGTCCGGACAAGAGCTTCAACAGCGCGGGGGAAACCTCTCCGGCCGTCACCCCCGGGGCGCGGTTCGCCCGGATCGTCAACGTGCTCGAGGTCGCGTCGAACATCCCTCCCAGGATCAACGCCGCGCTCTACCGCGCGCTGGCGCTGATCCCCGGAACCGAGCTGCTCGCCAAACCCATGAAGGACGCGGCCGGGCGGCCGGGCACGGCCATCACGTTCGACTTCCACGACCGGGCCCGCACGCGCGCGTACCTGTTCCTGGACCCGGACACGTACGCCTACCGCGGCTCCCGCACCGACTGGCGAGGGGAAGGGAACTTCTCCGACGCCTCCGCCCACATGAAGACCGGCATCGTCGACCATCCGGGCCAGGTGCCCGGCGGCCCCGCTCCGGACCCCTCGGACGTGGTGGAGGAGGAGCCCACGCTCATCGTGCCGCTGAAGCCACGCTGAACCGCCCGGGGCTCAAGCCCCGAGATACGGGCGTTCTTTCAGCGGAATGGATGGCGGGACTGATTCCCACCCACCCTCCCTGCCTGCCGGGTTGACTTTTCGCGACCGACTTGCGACGGACGGTAGTCACGCTCTAGCGTCTGCCTGGACACGACGGCCCCCGCCGGTGCGCAAACACCGAGCAGGGGCCTGACCAGGATGATCGAACGGACCCGATCTCATGGCTGCCAGCCACTTTAGTGCTGCCCCTGTTCCCCCGCCCGGCCCCGCGCCCACACTCGACCACCCGATGGCGAACCCCGGATACGGCAAGCGTTCGGCACCCGGCCAAGGCCCCCGCACCGGAGCGGACTTCGCCCACCTCCTCCCGCGTGACGCCGCCGTCGCCACGTACCTCGACGGGCTGTGCGAGGGTGCCGACATCTCCGTGAAGACCCTCGCCAAGGTGCTGCCATACGGGCAGTGCGCGCTGCGGACCACGCTGAACCGGCTCCAGGAGGCCGGACATCTGCGCCGGGGCAGGGAGTGCGTCGCGACGGAGGAGGTGCTGCTCTGGGTGACGCGCACGTTCTTCTCCCGCACCGCGCGCGACGACCCGTGGTGGGCGGCGTACACGCGTGGTGACGTACCGCAGACGCCTCAACGGCCCACCCGCTCGCGGTCGTTCATCCTGCTGGCGGCACTCGGTAAGGCGTCCCCCGCGCTCCAGCTGTCCGCACGGGACTGCGCGAGGCTGGAACCGCAGGTCAGCGAGTGGTTCGAGCGGGGTGCGACCGAGGCCGAGATCGTGTCCGCACTGACTCAGGGGCTGCCGGTGCAGGTCTACAGCCCGGCCGCGTTCGTCGGCCGGAGGCTGCTCGACAAACTGCCGCCCGCGCGGATCGCCCCCGTGCGCGAGGTCGTCCTGCGGACCCTGGAGTGCGGCGAGTGCCGGGCGCCCGGCAGCCCGGAGGCGATGCGGGGCGGCGTCTGCGGGGCCTGCCGGGGCGCGTCGGGCGA harbors:
- a CDS encoding DUF397 domain-containing protein; amino-acid sequence: MKLSGSDHDLSTATWHKSSHSGASGGDCVEMATWRKSTYSDGSGGNCLEVLDGVPAIVPVRDSKATDGPALVFRAAAWSTFVAGLKRSAAL
- a CDS encoding RNA polymerase sigma factor, which produces MPIPTHEPGRRPTPFGEVYEAHFDAVLGFVTRRTADRDVAADLTADVFVAALEAYAGYDSGRGTHLVWLYGIARNTVASHARKSAREREAVAALSGRRLLDEQDVQRFEERIDAERAARELLAAHAVLSEPLRAVIDLVAVDGLTTKEAAKVLRISQATTRVRLHRARAALRAGRTTPPDALSTPLSEVTR
- a CDS encoding helix-turn-helix domain-containing protein — protein: MPGPRKLDPSSSPRALLGAELRHRREDAGLSQADLGSPLFVSGSFIGLLESGVRRMQMDQAEKFDELLGADGFFARNCAALKSSKYPDHFAEAAEAEARATTIKEYAPQLIPGLLQSEAYARAVFREYQPTAVESAIDELVAARLERAQLLADPTQPMLWAVLDEAVLRRTVGGPEVMADALRHIASLARQRRIIVQVLPFSAGGHAAMGGGLKLMAFSDAPPLAYLDGLGSGQLLDDPSTVRTYELTYDLVVASAISPAASLALIESVAEDYDHEAQRF
- a CDS encoding CU044_5270 family protein, translated to MNTPVGFKQRLGAELALLEEAQAADETSGQNVPVTAGRFFARPGVRRTAWVGLAAGTVAAAVVVATSGGQGVRNRSVDAMTVAQVLDAAATHAAKGPDREPGLHQWVYTDTVVCYDDCGHQPHWVRYDGARAASVGKTFRTGDRTVVSVSDIAASMGSGVGHKPQETREVLSRLPTDPRKLLERVSDDPFFAGGVDPSAVLPYSPDKSFNSAGETSPAVTPGARFARIVNVLEVASNIPPRINAALYRALALIPGTELLAKPMKDAAGRPGTAITFDFHDRARTRAYLFLDPDTYAYRGSRTDWRGEGNFSDASAHMKTGIVDHPGQVPGGPAPDPSDVVEEEPTLIVPLKPR